DNA from Microbacterium sp. BK668:
GGCGGTGTCTCGGTCCTCCGCCGCGGCAAGAAGACCCTCGCCGGCGTCTTCGTGGACTGAGCGGCGCCGGCAAGCCCGCTCGCCGAGGTCCTCGATGCCGTTCACCCCCAGTCACGCGGTCGTCGCGCTTCCGTTCGTGCGCACGCCCCTCGTTCCGGCGGCGATCGCGATCGGGGCCATGACGCCCGACCTGCCGCTCTTCGTGCGGTTCGGACCGCTCGGCTACGGCCGCACCCATGACCTCGCGTGGCTTCCGGCGACGATGCTCGTGGGGCTGGCGCTCCTCCTGGTGTGGCGGTGCGTGCTGCGTCCGGCGGCGCGGGAGCTCTCTCCGCGCTGGCTTGCGGCGCGGCTTCCGGACGACTGGGACCGCGCGGCGGCGGGCGCTCTCCGCGACACGTTGGCCATCGGGGCGAACCGCCAGCCGAGCCGGTCGCAGCGCTGGGCTGCGCCGTGGTCGACGGTGGCGTTGCTTCTGGCCTCGCTCGCGATCGGTGTCGCCAGCCACATCGTGTGGGACCTCTTCACGCATGAAGGGCGGTGGGGGGTTGCGGCGATTCCGGCACTCGATGCGCAGTGGGGGCCGCTCCTCGGGTACAAGTGGCTGCAGTACGGCTCCAGCCTCGCGGGTCTGCTGATCCTGGGGACGTGGTCTCTCCGGTGGCTGAGACGACGGCACGCCGCCGCCGTGTCGCGCCTGCTCCCGCCGTGGGTCCGCCGGGTCTGGTGGATGTCGCTGCCCGTCGTGCTGGCGATCGCGTGGTTCGCGGGCCTCACCGTTTCAGGCCCGTTCGACGCGGCCTTCACGCCGCAGCACCTGGCGTATCGCGTGCTGCCCCCCGCCTGTGCGGTGTGGGGAACGGGAACCGGCGTGCTCGCCCTCGCCGTGCAGAGTCTGCGCGCCGGGCGCCGGCCGGCCGAGGCGTAGCCCGCGGCAGGGGACCCGACTCCGCTCGCGCGATCAGCCCGCGCGCCAGGCGGGCTCGTCGCCGCCCCACGGCCGCGGCGGTGCGAACGCGGTCGGTCCCCCCGGGAAGGCGACCACGGGCCCCACTGTCGTCACGGCCGAGCCTTCGACATCGAAGGTCTGCGTGTGCCGGCCGGCATCGACCGGCGCGGAGGTCGACGGCTCCGCGCGCCGCGGCATCCCGAGCAGCTCCGCGGCGACACGGCGCAGCGAGGTCTCGGCCAGCCACGATCCGCCCTCGGCGTCGCGTCGCACGAGGAGCGCCATGACCGCCGCAGCGAGGAGGTACCCGGCACTGTGGTCGAGCGCCTGCGCCGGGAGCGCGCCCGGCGCCGCCCCGTCGCGCGACTCGATCCACGAGATGCCCGATGCGGCCTGCACGATGCTGTCGAAGCCGCGCTGGTCGGGCGTGCCCCACGCCGAGAGCTGGGCGACGACGATTCCGGGATGCCGCGCCGCGAGGTCCGCCGGCGCCAGCCCGAGGCGTGCCAGCGCCTGGGGCCGGTAGCCGAGCACGACGACGTCGGCTCCTGCCGCCAGCTCGTCGAAGCGGGCTCGATCGCCGGCGCCGGTGAGGTCCAGCAGCGCCGACCTCTTGCCGTGCCCGGTGTCGAGATGCTGCCACGCGATCTCCGGCAGCTGCGGCGCGTCGATCCGCAGCACCTCCGCTCCCAGGAGCGCCAGGGTCCGCGTCGCGACGGGTCCCGCGATGACGCGTGTGAGGTCGAGCACCCGAACGCCGGCGAGGGGGGCCGTGCCGGCCGGTGCCAGGCGGCCGCGCGGGTGAGCCTGCCCGAGCGGAGCGATCCGCACGACCGATCCCGCGCGGAGAGCTTCGTCCACCTCCGGGACTTCGCGGAGTACGGCGGAGGCGATGCCGCCCCGTGCGGTGATCGCCTCCGCGGCGGCAGCGGCGGGCATGACGGCGAGAGCCGACGCGACGTCGTCCGCTCCTGCCTCGCCGGGCAGTTCAAGGGCCTTGCGCAGGGCGCGGGCGTGGTGCGGATAGTTGCCGTGCGTGCGCACCCAGCCGTCCGCAGCGGGGAAGAAGCCCGAGAGCGGGGCGAAGGCGACGGGCGCCGACCCGTCGACGCGACCATGACGCTCGCTGGCGTAGGCGAGCGCGATGCGGTCGGGATCGAGCGTCACATCGCCGGATCCCGCGATCGTCGCCGCCGCGACGGAGGCGGCGCCGACGCTCGACCAGGCGAGTTCGCCGACGGACAGTCGCGAATCGAGCGGAACCGGATGCCGCGGCGCGGCGACGGTCACGGCCGTGTCCAGCCCGAGTCGGCGGATCACGTCCTCCGGCGTGGACGCGAACGACGGCTCCAGGCTCATGTCCGGACGATAATCCGCCCCGCGCTCCGCCGCGAGTGCCACACGTGGACTCGTGGCATGTCCGAGCCGGAGCGTCCCGGCGCCGAACGCTGGGTGCCGGACCACGCCGAGATCGCGGAGCTCCGCGAAGCGGTGCAGGGATGCCGCGGGTGCGAGCTGTGGGCCGACGCGACGCAGGCCGTCTTCGCCGACGGAGCGCGCCGCGCGTCGCCGCGCGAAGCGGGATCCGCGGAATTCCGCGCCCCCACGCTCGCGACACGCCCGGGATGCGGGACCGATTTGCCGGACTCTCCGATCCCGCGTAACTTATTACTTGTTCGCCCCACAGGGAAGCGGAGAGGCCGAGAGCCTTACCCCCCTCAAGCGGAGAACCATCCCCGATCCGAACGTCGCTCTTCTTGAGCGGTCACCGCCCTCTGGGCTAGGATAGGGGCTCCCCACGATCCTCGATCCGCCGAGAGTCTGGTCGGTCGCCTCACGCAGGCCCGACGAGCCCGGACGACCGAGAGGTGACGTGGGATTCGAGAAGTTGCCCTGTGGGTGAGGCTGTGAGGCTGAGCTGCGGGAGCATCCGATCCTTGAGAACTCAACAGCGTGCACTTGTCAAATGCCAAATAA
Protein-coding regions in this window:
- a CDS encoding CoA transferase, producing the protein MSLEPSFASTPEDVIRRLGLDTAVTVAAPRHPVPLDSRLSVGELAWSSVGAASVAAATIAGSGDVTLDPDRIALAYASERHGRVDGSAPVAFAPLSGFFPAADGWVRTHGNYPHHARALRKALELPGEAGADDVASALAVMPAAAAAEAITARGGIASAVLREVPEVDEALRAGSVVRIAPLGQAHPRGRLAPAGTAPLAGVRVLDLTRVIAGPVATRTLALLGAEVLRIDAPQLPEIAWQHLDTGHGKRSALLDLTGAGDRARFDELAAGADVVVLGYRPQALARLGLAPADLAARHPGIVVAQLSAWGTPDQRGFDSIVQAASGISWIESRDGAAPGALPAQALDHSAGYLLAAAVMALLVRRDAEGGSWLAETSLRRVAAELLGMPRRAEPSTSAPVDAGRHTQTFDVEGSAVTTVGPVVAFPGGPTAFAPPRPWGGDEPAWRAG
- a CDS encoding DUF4184 family protein, with protein sequence MPFTPSHAVVALPFVRTPLVPAAIAIGAMTPDLPLFVRFGPLGYGRTHDLAWLPATMLVGLALLLVWRCVLRPAARELSPRWLAARLPDDWDRAAAGALRDTLAIGANRQPSRSQRWAAPWSTVALLLASLAIGVASHIVWDLFTHEGRWGVAAIPALDAQWGPLLGYKWLQYGSSLAGLLILGTWSLRWLRRRHAAAVSRLLPPWVRRVWWMSLPVVLAIAWFAGLTVSGPFDAAFTPQHLAYRVLPPACAVWGTGTGVLALAVQSLRAGRRPAEA